One window of the Xenopus tropicalis strain Nigerian chromosome 10, UCB_Xtro_10.0, whole genome shotgun sequence genome contains the following:
- the adprm.2 gene encoding manganese-dependent ADP-ribose/CDP-alcohol diphosphatase has product MEDKDHSETMGNKQPYFTFGVIADVQYADRPTAPNCWGSLRYYRDSLTHFHHAVAEWSSQATVPNFVLQLGDIIDSSNKRLQESENALEKVLQVTEGMKGRWHHVWGNHELYNFKRSYLVQSKLNTRPMEDPIPDIERGEAADYYAYHFSPYPRFRFVVIDTYDLSSLGRDMNHPNYQASIAFVTQSCSPEEPGDSKARKHERQLVNFNGGVGKEQLSWLHKILTYADEQEEKVVIASHVPIHPNAQVTNCLAWNYSEILDVLHRHSCVVSYIAGHEHHGAYCQDSHGIHHITMEGVIESPPNTNAFATVHMYKNKMVLHGRGRVKSREMSFVQNGQ; this is encoded by the exons ATGGAGGACAAAGATCATAGCGAGACTATGGGAAACAAGCAGCCATATTTTACCTTTGGGGTTATAGCAGATGTCCAATATGCCGACCGCCCGACTGCGCCCAATTGCTGGGGGTCACTGCGATATTACCGAGACAGCCTCACCCACTTCCATCATGCGGTGGCAGAGTGGAGCTCCCAGGCTACTGTGCCTAATTTTGTGCTACAACTTGGGGATATCATCGACAGCTCCAACAAAAGACTGCAGGAGTCGGAAAACGCCCTAGAGAAGGTTTTACAAGTGACAGAAGGTATGAAGGGCCGCTGGCACCATGTCTGGGGCAACCACGAGCTCTACAACTTCAAACGCAGCTATTTGGTACAATCCAAGCTGAACACTCGCCCGATGGAAGATCCCATCCCTGACATAGAACGGGGGGAGGCCGCAGATTACTATGCCTATCACTTCAGCCCGTACCCCAGATTCCGCTTTGTTGTAATAGACACTTATGATCTAAGTTCCCTGGGCAGGGACATGAACCATCCCAACTACCAAGCGTCCATTGCCTTTGTGACCCAAAGCTGTTCTCCTGAGGAGCCTGGGGACAGCAAAG CCCGCAAGCATGAGCGGCAATTAGTGAACTTTAATGGAGGAGTAGGCAAAGAGCAGCTGTCCTGGTTACACAAGATCCTTACCTATGCAGACGAGCAGGAGGAAAAGGTGGTCATTGCTA GTCACGTGCCCATTCATCCTAATGCCCAAGTTACCAACTGCCTGGCATGGAATTACAGCGAGATCCTTGATGTCCTCCATCGCCATTCCTGTGTCGTGTCCTATATCGCAGGTCACGAGCACCATGGGGCCTACTGCCAGGACTCCCACGGGATCCACCACATAACAATGGAGGGCGTTATTGAGTCACCCCCAAACACTAATGCCTTCGCCACAGTTCACATGTACAAGAACAAGATGGTGTTGCATGGGAGAGGCAGAGTCAAAAGTAGGGAAATGAGCTTTGTTCAGAATGGACAATGA